A part of Populus alba chromosome 8, ASM523922v2, whole genome shotgun sequence genomic DNA contains:
- the LOC118055740 gene encoding phosphoglycerate kinase, chloroplastic: MASATAPTTLSLLKTAAASTSTSARASLLPVSTSGLRATSLRGLGFSAADPLFSSHVVSKIRSFKSNGRAPRAVVSMAKKSVGDLTAADLKGKKVFVRADLNVPLDENQKITDDTRIRAAVPTIKYLISKGAKVILSSHLGRPKGVTPKFSLAPLVPRLSELLGIQVVKADDCIGPEVEKLVASLPEGGVLLLENVRFYKEEEKNEPEFAKKLASMADLYVNDAFGTAHRAHASTEGVTKFLKPSVAGFLLQKELDYLVGAVSNPKRPFAAIVGGSKVSSKIGVIESLLEKCDILLLGGGMIFTFYKAQGLTVGSSLVEEDKLDLATTLLEKAKAKGVSLLLPSDVVIADKFAPDANSKTVPASAIPDGWMGLDIGPESVKTFSEALGTTQTVIWNGPMGVFEFDKFAIGTEAIAKKLAELSGKGVTTIIGGGDSVAAVEKVGVADVMSHISTGGGASLELLEGKELPGVLALDEVERVAV, encoded by the exons CGTGGTCTTGGTTTCTCTGCTGCAGACCCATTGTTCAGTTCTCATGTGGTGTCCAAAATCCGATCTTTTAAGTCAAATGGTAGAGCACCAAGAGCTGTGGTGTCTATGGCAAAGAAGAGTGTGGGTGACTTGACTGCTGCTGACTTGAAAGGGAAGAAAGTGTTTGTTAGAGCTGATTTGAATGTGCCTCTTGATGAGAATCAGAAAATTACTGATGATACTAGAATTAGAGCCGCTGTTCCtactattaaatatttgatttcaaaAGGGGCCAAAGTTATTCTTTCTAGTCATTTG gGACGACCAAAAGGTGTAACTCCAAAATTCAGCTTGGCGCCTCTTGTTCCCCGGTTATCTGAACTCCTTGGAATTCAG GTTGTGAAAGCTGATGATTGCATTGGTCCAGAGGTGGAAAAGTTGGTCGCTTCACTTCCCGAGGGGGGTGTTCTTCTTCTTGAAAATGTCAGGTTTTacaaggaagaagagaagaacgAACCTGAATTCGCAAAGAAGCTTGCTTCCATGGCAGATCTTTATGTAAATGATGCATTTGGAACTGCGCATAGAGCACACGCCTCAACTGAGGGAGTCACAAAATTCTTGAAACCATCTGTTGCTGGTTTCCTCTTGCAGAAG GAGCTGGACTACCTTGTTGGGGCAGTTTCAAACCCAAAGAGGCCATTTGCTGCCATTGTGGGTGGTTCTAAGGTCTCATCGAAGATTGGAGTCATTGAGTCACTCCTGGAGAAGTGTGATATCCTCCTTTTGGGTGGAGGTATGATTTTCACATTTTACAAGGCTCAAGGCCTCACAGTAGGTTCATCCTTGGTTGAGGAAGATAAGCTTGATTTGGCGACCACACTACTTGAGAAGGCCAAGGCAAAAGGAGTGTCTCTTTTGCTACCAAGTGATGTGGTAATTGCAGACAAGTTTGCTCCTGATGCAAATAGCAAG ACTGTGCCAGCATCAGCCATCCCAGATGGTTGGATGGGACTGGATATTGGACCAGAATCTGTGAAAACATTCAGTGAAGCTTTGGGAACCACCCAAACTGTCATCTGGAATGGACCCATGGGAGTGTTTGAGTTTGACAAGTTTGCGATTGGAACAGAG GCCATTGCAAAGAAGCTTGCTGAGCTTAGTGGCAAGGGAGTTACAACTATTATTGGAGGTGGAGATTCTGTTGCAGCTGTAGAAAAAGTAGGAGTTGCTGATGTCATGAGCCACATATCAACTGGTGGTGGTGCCAGCTTGGAGTTGTTGGAAGGGAAAGAGCTACCAGGTGTCCTTGCTCTTGACGAAGTCGAACGAGTTGCTGTGTAG